DNA from Colletotrichum higginsianum IMI 349063 chromosome 7 map unlocalized unitig_7, whole genome shotgun sequence:
TCCAGATCCAGCGTCGTAGTAAACGAGCCTAGTGCTGTCGGCGTCTTGTTCTTGAAGTAGAGAATCAAGCATGCCATTTGGCCTCTGTACTCTGACCGCACACCAACCTGGATCTGACCGTCCTCGTACAACACGCCTTCAGCCTTGAGTAGCAACTTGTTGTATCCAGCCTCCCAGTTGGGGGACAAGTGAGCGGCACTGGCGAGATTCGGCGCCTTCGTCTTGGGCTCGGCGGGTCCAATGTTGTTCATGTCCAGACCAGCCAAATCGttgacgccgttgccgtGGCCATTCGTGCCGTTCGAGCCTCCATTGGCAGCGGGAGGATTGCCATTTGTGCTGAATGTTCGCCTGAGACCGCCCTCCTTGGCTATCTTCAGCTCTGCCACATCGGCGTTGGCATCCTTGCCACCGACAATCCATGTTCTCTTATCGCTAGTGTTGGCATGCTTCTGGTGCACTCTGGCAAGCAGCGCAGACTGGCGTTCCGAGAACGGAGGCATCTCATCGCATACGGTTCGCAGGAGGTCGTCTGTCGGCATCGTTGCTAACGTCAAGTACTCGCATGCCCTCTGCTGAAGCTCCGAATCGAGCGTGTGGCTAAAGACCTGGAAGGCCTTCAGGAGCTGGGGCTTGATTTCGGGGAAAAGGTTGACAAATTTGACGTAGCAAGAAAGGATCATGGCCCTTGTACTTGATGAACAAGCGGCAACCTTGCTCTGGAGGGCCAGGAACTGCTCGATGGGACTGCACTTGGGCTGGTCGGCAATGAGGTGACCGAACTCGCCCAGAATGTACGCTCCGATCTTGACCAGCGTCTCGTGGCAGTGGTCCGACTTGACGTACTGCAATGAGTGCTGCGCGGCGTAGACCTGCAGTTCCTCGTTGTTTGTCACGATTTGGATGACACGCTGCCAGACCTCATCGCTAACGTGGTCACCGGCCATGGCGATAAGACGCAGCGAGATGTCCACGTACCACTGCACATCAGTAGCGTACCTTTCGGTCAGAATGGCAATCTTGAGCACCATCTCCTCTCGGATGGCAAAGTCGGCATTCTGGAGGTAGTGAAGTAGCTCGCCCACGATGACTTGGGCATTTGACGAGTCGCACATGCTGTAAAGAAGGTCAAGACCCTTTCTCCGCACGCTAATATCTCTGTCCTTGAGAGATCCCAGAATAACATCCTGGTGCTGCTTGATCGGCTCCAGAGTGTCGATCCGAGCTGCGAGATGCGTCATAGCCTCCAATCCCAGGTACCGAACATTGGTTTCCCTAGAAGTCAAGAAACGGCCCAACCGAGATGAGATTTGTTTCAGCAAGGCATTCTCGTTGTCGAGGTGAATGATGAGGTTGATGGCTTCGAAGAGAACAGCGTTCTGTGCGTTGTTCTGCTGGACGTTCTTGGTCTGCTCCATCGCGAGATTAAGGATCTTCTGCAGAGACTCACGGATCATATCGCGGACATGGGTGTCATCTGGAACAGTCAGCTGCTATCAACCGACATCAGGGCACACCACTCATTGACTCACCCGAAGGAGGGAAGTACTGCAGCAGGCGCAGAAGCTTGACCTGGAGCCAAGGGCACGGGACCTTGTAGTAAAGGTAGTCCGGAGTGTACTCTCCATCAATGACTATCCTCTTCATCCTTGCGGTGGCCTTGGCGTACGCCCCCTTGTACGCGTTCAGATTGTCCTGAGCAAGGGCCATGACGAGGGATGTAACAGACAGAGCGACGCCGACATCCACGTCGTCCATCAACGAGATGATGCGCTCGGCCCATTGTGGTTGAACGATATCGGGGTTCTTGCGGTACAGACGAAGGAGGGTGAGCgacgccttcttcttcacgaACGCCTTGGATGTCCTGCAAGCCCCCTTGTTAGCTTACACTAAGGGACCCAAAGTCGAGTTGGACATACGGCGAGATGAGAAGCCGGTGAACTTCTCCGCTCAGGGCCTCTCCCATTTCCCTGCCACCGACATTGGCGATCGCGTGGAGAGCTAGGCAGTTGAACAGCTCGTTGTGGTCCAGCAGGTCCTTCCGTATGCtgttgacgacgaggtggagCAGCTCGTGCTTCTcgtggaggaagagggtCATGGCGAGGTAGCCAATCTGCTTCTCCGAATACTTATTCGCCGAGATGAGGTTGACGGCTTCGAGGTGGCCGAAATCGACGTCCCATCCGAGGATGTAGATATATAGGAGCTTCGAGGACCGTCAGTTTCATTTCATTACCCCAGCCCGTGGGCAGCAGCGGAGCTCCCGTACCTTGCACACATATTTCTTCTTGTGATAGCCGCTGAGGTTTCCGTCTGGAAAGGGGGTTAGCACCGCTGCATCGTACCGTCGGACCATCGCAGTCGATCCTCACCCTTGAACTTTTGCCTGCACGCAAGAACCTCGGTCAGTACATCATCGCGAAACGCCACGGATCGGCGCGGTCGGGCGAAGGGTGTCCTGCTCACCGGATGTTGGCCAACTCCTTGTTgattctcttctcctccaacTCCCTAGCTCTCGCGTTTCTCAAGTCGGCGATGAACTGCACCAGTCCTCGCATATTCGAGTTGTTGCTGCTCGAGCGGCCCAGGAATCCAGACGCCGCGGACGACATTTCTGCGGCGATGGTCGAACCCGACAGGTAGCTTTCCTAACGATACcttgtctctctttctctttccaaCAAatctcccccctccacgtCGCGGAACGGGGCAGACGGATTCGTCGGATTGGCGGGCGTCGGTGGGTTCACGCCAGAGGTGTGTTTCGTGGAAGCGGTGCGATGCGGTCTCGGTTCAATGCTCGGAAACGCGAAAATGGTTCGAGTGTTGTATGTTTGTATGTTGTACAATATTGAATGCGCTAGGCGAGCGTCGGGCGATTACTCCATGCGCGCGAGAGTTCTTGGTTGGATGTGCTGTTCGGTTGCCCCAGCTGCTGCGTGGAGTTCTTGGGGGAGAAGGGCGGTCCAATGGTCGGGTTCGGAGGACAGTGGACGGTGGACGGTGAACGGTGGACTCGGCGACTCGAACTCGAAACTGACCGGCAAGTCCCGCTGCAGGTGCGACTTGACAATGCGTCTCGGGGGGAGCAGCGGCGAATATTGACGGAATGCAGTGCCgtgattttttttttgtcgCGCACGCGAGTAACAGCGTGGCAGTAGATAGAGTTCGTCGCGGAAATAGGGGAGTTTGTCGATTCGCGATGTTGCACCAGAGGGGAGCGGCGAAGGAAAGTGGACGAGAAGGGAATCAAAACTCCAAGGAAAGGGggtcgagagagagaaagggacACAGAGAGAAGACGACACTTTAGAGAAGACAGTGGAGGCTCAGGCTCTGGCTAAGGCCCGGAAGGCTTGGGAATGCAGCCAATGTGTGGAGATGGCGCGGCGCACAATTGGCTTACGGACGGCGGGGGGGGACAGAGTGCGAGGGTGTAGTACAGTCGGTGCAGTCGGTGCAGTCGGTGCAGTCGGTGCAGTCGGTGCAGTCGGTGCAGTCGGTGCAGTCGGTGCAGTCGGTGCAGTCGGTGCAGTCGGTGCAGTCGGTGCAGTCGAAGCAGTCGAAGCAGTTGGAACGGGCCTGTCAAACCGCCGTCAGCTTCCCCAGTAAATCACAATGCACCAATGCACGCTTGACACAGTCCAGTCAGCCGCTGCAAGTCCAACGTCACAAGGGACTTCCGACCACAATGTTGTCCTTGGGGGAGAGCAATGAGCAGTGAAAGAGTGAAGATGCTCCCCAATCCTGATTGCTGAGTCACCATCGTGACCTGGgcttggacttggacttggTTTGACCGGGGTGTTCCTGAACTCGCACAATGGCCGGGTCCGTGCTTTGAACCCCGTCGGCCCGCTATAGATggcggtacgtacctcaTCAACTGGAGCTGTGCGGATGTGCTGCATCATCAATTCCCAAATCCCATTGAAGCTTTGCTTGGCTTCCCCCCCAGCTGTCAGTCCGAAAATAAGAAAACCTTGGAACAAACGAACAtccgcccccctcccgccctctccctctccctcccacAACATTCCCCGATTGAGGTCCGACCTTCCCCATGTCCGTCTCCGCCCGGTCCAGACATGTAATGCCAGCAATGAACCGCGCCGCCAAACGCCTGTGCCTCGCCGCGCCGTCTGCGCCGGGCTGCTCCCgccccttcctcctccccgtcgccggcctcggctccggcttcggcctcggacCTGTCAGCGTACCCCGCCGCTCCTACGCCTTCgcctccggcggcggcggcgcccaggCCTTTCAGGTCTTCAACCGCCGCACAAAATGGCTGCAAAAGGAgcgcgccgcctccaacCCCGAGGCCAGCCGCCAGGCAGATTAcctcaaggacgagatcgCGAACCGCCTCTGCGAGAGGCTACTTGTAAGGAAGCGCACGGAAACCTTGCCTGCTCACCCAGGTTCGCTAACGTTGGCGTGACCTTTCCCCCGATCGACAGGACATCAAGCGCAACTTCCcccgcgtcctcgacctcggcgcaAACTCGTGCAACATCGCCCGCGCCCTCACCCGCGAGAATCCCGACCAAGACCCCGCGATGCCCATCACCCCGCCCCTCTCGACCcgcatcgacgagctcgtcgccgccgagtcctcccacgccctcctccaccgcgacgccgacctccCCTTCAACGCCGACATTAACGTCACCCgccaggtcctcgtcgacgaggagcacatccccttccccccggCCACCTTCGACCTCGTACTGAGCTCCCTGAGTATGCACTGGATCAACGACCTCCCGGGTGTCCTGACCCAGATCAACAACGTCCTGAAGCCAGATAGCCccttcatcggcgccatgctcggcggcgacagccTGTTCGAGCTGCGCACGTCACTGCAGCTTGCCGAGCAggagcgccgcggcggcatGTCCCCCCACGTCTCCCCGCTGGCTGACGTccgcgacgtcggcggcctgATGCAGCGAGCCGGCTTTAAGATGCTGaccgtcgacatcgacgacatcgtcgtcgactaCCCGGACACCTTTGCCCTCATGCAGGACCTGCAGGCCATGGGCGAGGGCAACGCCATCCTCGGCAGGGAGATGGGCGCCATCAGGAGGGACGTGCTCCTGGCGAACGAGGGCATCTACAGGGAGCTCCACGGCAACGAGGACGGGAGCATTCCCGCGACCTTCCGCATCATCTACATGATCGGCTGgcacgagggcggcgaccagCCCAAGCCGTTACCTAGAGGATCCGGAGACGTGAACCTCAAGGACATTCTCGAGTCCAACTAGATGACGCTGTGGCACTTTGTAACAATACCCTTCCCCTTTCACAATCTGTAAAACAAAAAGGAACAGACTTGAACAAAAAGAAATCTATGGCTTTCCATTGTCGGCACGCCAAATAAGTCTACGTTGGAAATCGTAGAAGGACAAGCTATGTATCTGCCTACACTGAGCATGCCCACGCTCGTCATGAACTTCATTATCAGCCACCCATCCCCTCTCCTTACTTTCCGCAAAACCCCAACCTTAAACCCTTCTCCAGTCGGTCATGACACGGCCAATGGTTCCCAGGCcggccacgtcgacgaccttctCATGCCAGCTCAGCAGCACGCTCATGGCGCTGCCGACGTTCTCGTTCGTGCCTCCCGGCCGTCCGCCGATTTGGCTGAACCCGCCGGGGGCGGcctgctgcggcggcggcgacctcaGACCGCCGGAGCTGGCCGCGGATCCCGCCATGCCCTTGTAGATGTACTTCATGAGgacgtcgagcagctcgggGCCGCCGGCCGAGCCGTAAATAGACTTGAGGAGGGGCGTCATCTCCGAAGCCTTGATGGACTGAAGGACCTCGGTGATGGTCTGAAGGTGGGCGTCCTGTCGCCAGCGCACACGTTAGCTCACTCTTTGTTGGATTCCCGCCTGTCGCCGCCAGCATAACTCGGTGCTGGCCTGGAAAGAAATGAGAAGGCTAGATCCACACGAGGAGTCAACGCACCTTGGCGGCATCGGGGCCGTTGTAGACGGGAAACTCCAAGCATCCCCTCAGCGCACCCTCGGCATCTCCGCCACGGAGGAGCTGCCGCACCTGGCCGGCGAGCTGTCGcacttcgtcctcgccgatCTCGGGCTGCGGCGGGTGCAGCGTCGACGTGTCAAAGTTGCACGCCGAATCCTCCTGCAGAGCGTCGATGTTGATGGTCCGCCAGGCGTCGCTGAGCGAGGCGGACGTGTGCTGCTGGATAATGGACATCGTGTCGGCAGTGGTCTGTAATTTGTTGAGGGCCGGCGGAATTGCTAATCGGACCGAAGTGTGTATTGTCTCGTGTAGGATGAACGGGGTACAGATTCGTGGGTGGTCGGTTTGCAGTCCAATGGCACGGGGTTCGTCGTGAGCGTAGCGTAACTCCAAGGAACTCTCTTGCCTTGCGTCAGGTAAGGTCGGAGGGAGGTGAGGTAAGGCAGGCAATGGTGGGGAGTTGGCCCGTTGTGGAGGATGTGGGGTTCGAGGAGGCGGTGCGTGCTTGGTTGACGACGCTGGTCCGTGCGGCTTCTATTCCTCAGTGCGAACCCGCTGCAGACTGGGGCTCACTCACGTTCATTGAGCCAATGCATCAGCAGCTTCCACATCACTTTGTCATTGACATTTTGGTCGACGATGTCTCACATCACTACCGTCATCTGCTTTATtgagacacacacacacacacacacatagagagagagagagagagagaatgtgtgtgtgtgtgtgtgtgagagtgTGTATGTGAGACTTTGCAACTTAGGAGAGTAGATATTGTGGCGTATACTCTATAAGCAGAAACAAATCACTGAGACAAGGCGTGGTTAAGAACGAATAATTGCATGCCATTGTCTAGGTCCAAAAGTTGCCCGTCACCTACTCTCGGGCCCCCACATACGTATACACAAACAAACGTCGACCGGTTGTCATTCCACGCTGCCGGCCTCTCGAGGATATCAAGCCCCCGCACAAAGCGTCTTCGGCTCTCATGCGTCAATCAGGTTCTCCTCGTTTTGCTGCACCTGTGCCCTCTGCTTGCccttgtccttggcctcctttGCCGCGCGCTGGTAGAACTCGTTGAGAATCTTACCGGGGATACGGTTGAGGAGCTCCTTGGGGTACAAGCGGAGCAAGCTCCACGCGAGGTCCAGAGACTCGTAAATGGTGCGAGCCTCGTACTGGCCCTGGTTGATGAACTGGCGCTCGAACTTCTCGAGGAACTCCAGTGACAGCTTGTCTTCGGCAGACAGAGCCTcctcaccgacgacggccttcATGGCAGCAGCGTCGCGACCGATGGCGTACTTGGCGTAAAGCTGGTTGGAAACATCGCCGTGGTCCTTGCGAGTCATACCCTCACCAATGGCAGACTTCATGAGACGAGACAGGGACGGCAGAACGTTGATGGGCGGGTAGATACCACGGTTGTACAGGCCTCTGTCGACGAAGATCTGTCCCTCCGTAATGTAACCCGTCAAGTCGGGAATGGGGTGAGTGATATCCTCGTTGGGCATGGTCAAAATGGGCACCTGCGTGATGGAACCGTTACGTCCAGACACACGGCCGGCACGCTCGTAAATGGTGGACAAATCAGTGTACATGTAACCGGGGTAACCGCGACGACCGGGGACTTCCTCACGGGCGGCCGAAACCTCACGGAGGGCATCGCAGTAGGCGGACAGATCCGTCAGGATGACAAGGACGTGCTTCTCGAGCTGGTAAGCGTAGTATTCGGCGGTCGTGAGAGCGAGACGAGGAGTGATGATACGCTCGATACTACAGCACGGTCAGTCCATTCTTCTTTCGTATATGCCTCGAGGAGGAATACTCACGTAGGGTCGTTGGCAAGGTTAAGGAAGAGGGTGACACGCTCCAGACTGCCGTTCTCCTCGAAGTCGCGCGTGAAGAATCTGGCCGTCTCCAAGTTGACACCCATGGCACCGAAAACGATGGAGAAGTTCTCCTCGTGACCGTCGTGGACACCCTTGTTGGTGATTCCCTGCTTCTGGACCAAGCTGGCCTGTCTGCAGATCTGGGCGGCGATTTCGTTGTGCGGCAGACCGGACGAGGAGAAAATGGGGATCTTTTGGCCACGGGCGATGGAGTTCATGGTGTCGATGGCGGAGATACCGGTCGAGATCATCTCCTCGGGGTATTCCTGTAATACGTTAGAGTCCATGCTAGACGCCATGGGGAGAAAGGGGTGAACATACACGGGAGAAGGGGTTGATGGGACTGCCGTTGATGTCGAGGTAGTCCTCGGCCAGGACCTTGGGGCCCTTGTCAATAGCTCGTCCAGAACCATCAAAGATACGACCAAGCATGTCCTCCGACACGCCGAGCTTCAAGCTCTGGCCGGTAAACTCGACTTTCGTCTGGTGGGAATTTAGCACACGCATCCTTTTGTCGTAATAGCCGTGGTCTCATACCTTCTGGACATCGATGCCTGATGTGCCCTCGAAGACCTATTTTCCATCGTCAATCCATGTTATTTTTTCGCATGATCGCTCGGCTCGCATACCTGGACGACGGCTCGGTCACCTGTAGATGGTTCGTCAGCACGCAAGTCATTGCATGTCAGAGTCGCATTGGTAAATACCTCGGGCCTCAAGGACCTGACCCTGTCTGTTGGTTCCATCGGGCAGGGTCAAAGAGACGATCTCGTTGTATCTGGGGAATTTGACCTAAACACCAAGTCAGCGCCGGAACCCGAACATGGCTCTGCCACGTCCAGCGCGGCGGGCGACACGCACATtctcgaggatgacgaggggTCCGTTGACACCGCCGACGGTGTTGTACCGAATTCTCGGCACGATCGAGTAGGAGGGCTCTCGGGGGTCACTCATTGCTTCTGACTTCAATGAGACAGCGCCCGAGTAGAAGACAATGCGTTTtgggtcgagggcgtcgattAGGAAGGGTGTGGGCGGGCGGATGAATGGAGACGTTGCGAGGCGACGGACGTAGCTGGAGGAGGTTGGCAGGTCGGTGCAGTCAGTGTCGTCGAATGCACAGCACTGGAGCTTGCTTCGTCTTTGGTGGAGCCCACTCACTCGGTAAGCTGGGTCACAGGTGGCGCCGATAAGATCAGTGGTCACCTCACAGTTCGCTCGTTCACTTTTGGGGGGGCGCTGGCCTGGGAGCTTCCCAGTCAGCCACCAGTGTCGGTATCAGTGTCAGCTTGGCTGGGCCTTAGCGTCAGTGTGGCTTGCAGTGACATCACATGACTGTGTCTCTTCGCTCTCTCGCTCCCCCGCAGCATCTTGGCATTCATATGGCTTGCAACATTCATCGGCGAAGGGACATGTAATATAGGTTCAATAAGCAAATTGATTGTTTCGACACAAATTCGATATCATAGATTGAATCTCCGTTATGCCGCGGTTTCACGCGTTCTGGCCCCCAGCACCGCCTTACCGACAGTGCTGTCGTTGGCCTTACCCAGCTCGCCCGTGATCCACGCACCAATGTCCGACATGGCATCCAGATCGATGCCGGTATCCATGCCCAGGCTCTCGATAAAGTAGATCATATTCTCCGTGGACACGTTCCCGGTAGCGCCGGGGCTGTACGGGCATCCCCCGAGCCCGCCAACACTGCTGTCAAACGTGCGGATGCCGTGCTCCAAGGAGACAGCCGTGTTCACCAGCGCCTGGCCGTACGTGTCGTGGAAGTGCATGGCGATATCCTCGTTCCTGATGCCTGCAGCCCTCATGCAGTTCAGCAACTCCTTCGTCCGGGGCGCCGTGCCCATGCCCGTAGTGTCGCCGAGGGAAACCTCGTCAGCGCCCGACTCCAACAGCTCCGTCGAGATCTCGGCTACCTTGTGCGGGTCGACGTTGTAGCCCTCAAAGGGAcagccgaggacgacggagacATACGCGCGGACGCGAAGGCCGGCGCCCTTTGCATCTCGGATGACGTCACGGAAACGTTCGAGTGATGTCGCGATGTCGCAGTTGAGGTTCTTTTTGGAAAAAGACTCGGTCGCGGCCGCAAATACGGCGACTTCGATGGCGGGCTTCGACTCGTCCGTCGACGGTTGGAGCTGCGATGCGAAAGCGCCGGGATACTTGCCCAGCAGCGCCTGCGCGTTCTGCAGTCCTTTGATATTCGGGGCGAGGAACGAGTACGATGTTTGCGACGGGGATGAGATGTTTCGTGTGAGGATATGCTCGAGAATGTCGCTCGAATTGGCCATCTGCAAGAACCCATCGTCAATAACGACAGCTCCTCAAAGTCGTCAGACcactttctcttccttcgGCTTACCTGAGGAACCCATTTGGGCGAGACGAAAGAGCCGCCCTCAATCGTGGAAACGCCCGTCTTGGCGAGCCTCTCAATCAGTTCGATCTTTGTGCCGAGGGGtatcgtcttcttctcgtttTGCAGTCCATCGCGGgggccgacctcgacgagcttgacgTAGTTGTCGCGGGGCGGTTGCTGGATTGGGCCGCTGGCGGTCGCGAAACCCCTCGCAGGGCGAATTTGGGCCCTTCGGCAGGCCCTACAGATTGCTGGGCGGATGGTGGCAAGCATTTTGAAGTTGAATTGTTCAAAGATTGTCAACGAGGGGTTGGTCGGCAAGCTTGTAAGGCAACTGAATGAGAGCTGGGGCGCAGAGAGCTTGGCCGCATATCATCGGCTTCTACAATGCCTCGGTCATGGGACGGATACCCGGCACCATCTGCTGCCAGCTGGGCATCTATTCAAGCCAAAATGCCGTTCCCCCGATTTCTGCAACACCAATACCCTGCATCATGGCAAGTCGCATCTTCTTGCCCCCTTAGGTCGCTTGCACTTCTGTGTCATGCCTCATCTGCTTGGCTTCTTTACTCTGCCTCGTTGGTTGGCATGAGACTATTTCTTTTACGAGATCACATCCAGTACTGTTGCAGTTCAGACTGCTGCGCCCTCCCTATGGGTGCTACTCTGTTATGCAGCCAGGCATCACAGCAGGCGGATTAGACGACGAGTTGAACCAAGCGCGCTTTCTCCTGAAAATGTGTTGTAACTTTAGTCTCATGCGTGTAACGCTTCAATCGAAgcgtcctcggcggtgcATGCGCTGCTGTTCTCTTGAGAGTGAAGGTACTGAGTGACTATTTGTCTTGTAACTAAGATGCTGCTCTTCTTCGATGATCCTGTTTGTGCTGCCCCCCCGGTCTTTGGACCTTTTTACTACGATTTATACTAAGGAATGTAATGCTAAAATACTCGGTATGGGAGACGGAGAGCTTGctgcccctcgtcgccctgaGTGGCATATTCATGCCTCAGCTCGCAGCAGCTCAGGCACCGACGCAGCCATCAATACCGGCCATCATGCCCACGCTGGCCGGCCCAGCGAATCCCAGAACGACGCAATTGGATGAGCTTTTCTCGAAAAAAGGTCTCTTATTGTCGTGGTTATACGTGTATATACTTGAGCGCTAGGCCTTGCTGAGTGACCACAAAGATCCCGGGCAGAATGCACAAACTCCGCTATGCTGGGACAACTTCCGAAAAGCGCGTGCTCGTCGTTGCTACCAGGACGCTCGACGACACAGgcacggcggccgccgccggcgtcatgaCCGGCTGCCTCCGTTTAGCCCACGAGGCCATCAGAAAATGAGGGCCTCCGCCCCGGTTCTTCGGCAACCGGTGTTCAACTGACACGCCTCATCATGCACTGCTTCCAGATCGTTTGCCCGACTGAGGCAGCAAACTTGTTCACGAAACAGCTTCTCGAGGGCGTCTGCCAGGAGCCACGGCGGTCGACAATGGTGGCTTCCCTCTCCAGACCGGAACAACGATCACGAttgagggcgtcgaggcgacggcggcggagacaTCTAAGAAGAGTGGGCCAGACGGCGCGCTGCCGGCGTGTTGGCCATTCTCCTAGGCCTATCAACTGTGGCCACTACAGTGAGAATCATGTCTTTGCTGTTGTGAGTAGATGTACAGTTGTGTCAGATACGATATTGAGATCTCGGAGGCTACTTTATGACGGTGATCACTCGTTCAGTTTTCAGACGATTTAGCTAACAAGCCAACACAAATACATGCATTTCATCTTCATGATCGAGTCACATTCCAGTTGGCTGTTCCAAAGTATATTTTTTGTTATTTGATCATATTTCTAGTCTGCTTCCATGTCCATGTAGAATCGCTAATGTGACAACTGGGCTCATGGGAAGACTACTCGTCCACTTAATCTGTCGGGCCAGGTTGCTTGCTCATCTCGCCTGAGTCTCACCACCACGAGGCACCTATGTCTACCTGCACTGCACGCTCTACGTGCACACACCATAGTCGACACCAATGTCACACACTTCCGTATAACCACGTCGTGGGCATACAAGAGAGCCTGACCAGAAAATTCAAATCAAATAGAGGCTCCCGAGAAGAACAGAGATGTCTTTCGAAAACTTGGTACACCCCCCCACCCTCCCGGCATACAAGGTTCAGACACCCAGTGAGAAGGGTGTTTGTTTACTTTCCCGGGTCCTTGCGGAGATACCTGACCAAGAACTGCCCCAGAACAGATTTTCCAGGACGAAAAGGTTCGACACTTTTTGTACAGACAGGTTATTTATAGCAGTTGGGGGTCACACGTTGAAGACCCACCCCCTAGATTGGGAATCGGCATGGGATGATATATATCGATCGGATGGGTGTTCTCGTACAGGAGGCGGACATACAGAACGCCCCCCTCTTGTCTTGTTGTgaattggggggggggggagggagagtgGCAGCCGAAAATAAGGTTTAGGATTGGATGCAGGAACCCAATGGATCGATTAGTGCATGCGACGCAACTGATGGCCGTCCCTCGACACTGGAAAAGACTGGGTCTAGCGCCCGTTGCAGCACATCCATTGGTCAGCTTGCTAAGCGTGGCATCCCCGTCTGTCAAACGGCGCGCAGATGCGTTTAAACCAACTACACACATATCAAGCATTTGACATATCCATCGTatcgaagaggagggagagagggagcgGGAGAACGACAGAAAGGGAGAGTCTGCACATACAAAAAGAAGAATgggtaaaaaaaaaaaaaaatctcGCTCGTCGGGTTGGAAAACCATGGGTGTAGGACGTGAAGACACATGTACGGCCCGGCCAGGATGAAGGACTCCTGGCAGCTGCCGGACTGTGTGAAAAATATGACTCCCAAACTTTGATACGGAACCAAAGATTGCAAATTCTGGGAACATGGCCTGGAGGACGTAGGCCTTCCAATTGGGAGTGTAATGGAGCACAGTGCGCCTGCCCATACATGTTGACGGGGGTCAGTCGCCCACTACCATGGCAAGACGAGCGGTCTTGGGCGTGTGGCAGAATGTGGCAGAAGAACGAGAATGCCCATTGTATCCCCAGAGTCTTCTCATCTGGTCTAATTGGATGATGAGCTCTTGCGATCTGAATTGAATAAATTTGCACTCATTCGATGGAATCCGAGTTAGCCTCGCTGATAAACTAACACCCACGTTATCCATTTCTGCAGTATTCTCATTGGGGCCCTGGAAGACAGAGAACCAAACTATGCCACCCGCAGCCCCCTTCCACCCGCCAATGCCCAGTTGAATCCCAGGAGGAACACTGTAAACTATGATCCAAGCGGTCCTCGTGTGCTCATCGGGGTTTCGACAACATGTTCGGGAGAGGGACACACCCCCATACCCGTGACTGTGCTCGTGTA
Protein-coding regions in this window:
- a CDS encoding V-type proton ATPase subunit B; this translates as MLATIRPAICRACRRAQIRPARGFATASGPIQQPPRDNYVKLVEVGPRDGLQNEKKTIPLGTKIELIERLAKTGVSTIEGGSFVSPKWVPQMANSSDILEHILTRNISSPSQTSYSFLAPNIKGLQNAQALLGKYPGAFASQLQPSTDESKPAIEVAVFAAATESFSKKNLNCDIATSLERFRDVIRDAKGAGLRVRAYVSVVLGCPFEGYNVDPHKVAEISTELLESGADEVSLGDTTGMGTAPRTKELLNCMRAAGIRNEDIAMHFHDTYGQALVNTAVSLEHGIRTFDSSVGGLGGCPYSPGATGNVSTENMIYFIESLGMDTGIDLDAMSDIGAWITGELGKANDSTVGQRPPKSERANCEVTTDLIGATCDPAYRVSGLHQRRSKLQCCAFDDTDCTDLPTSSSYVRRLATSPFIRPPTPFLIDALDPKRIVFYSGAVSLKSEAMSDPREPSYSIVPRIRYNTVGGVNGPLVILENVKFPRYNEIVSLTLPDGTNRQGQVLEARGDRAVVQVFEGTSGIDVQKTKVEFTGQSLKLGVSEDMLGRIFDGSGRAIDKGPKVLAEDYLDINGSPINPFSREYPEEMISTGISAIDTMNSIARGQKIPIFSSSGLPHNEIAAQICRQASLVQKQGITNKGVHDGHEENFSIVFGAMGVNLETARFFTRDFEENGSLERVTLFLNLANDPTIERIITPRLALTTAEYYAYQLEKHVLVILTDLSAYCDALREVSAAREEVPGRRGYPGYMYTDLSTIYERAGRVSGRNGSITQVPILTMPNEDITHPIPDLTGYITEGQIFVDRGLYNRGIYPPINVLPSLSRLMKSAIGEGMTRKDHGDVSNQLYAKYAIGRDAAAMKAVVGEEALSAEDKLSLEFLEKFERQFINQGQYEARTIYESLDLAWSLLRLYPKELLNRIPGKILNEFYQRAAKEAKDKGKQRAQVQQNEENLIDA